DNA sequence from the Candidatus Nanopelagicales bacterium genome:
CGGCGCCACCACCAATGCGCCGACCGGCAGCGGGTCGAGTGCGGCGTTGACGGCGGCCATCCCGGAGCCGAACGTCACCGCGTAGCCGCCCTCGAGCAGTCCCAGCGCGTCCTCCACCGCGAGCATGGACTCGGTGCCGTCCCGGGCGTACCCCAGCGGCCCGCCGGCGTGGAACGTCGACGACAGCACGACCGGTGGGTTGACCGGTGCCCCGGGCGTCGGTGCGGGGCGGCCGGCCTGGACCAGCCGGGTCTCGATCGCCAGCGGCCGGGCGGGGACGTCGTCGGACGGCGTGGCTGCGGGGTCACTCACGAGCCGCGACCCTAGCCGCCGCACGACCGCCCCGGGCGGCTGCGGGCACCCGGCCGATAGGGTCCACGCGTGTCCGAGTCGCCCCGCCGCACCCGGGTCGCGGTGGTCTTCGGCGGCCGCTCCAGCGAGCACGCGATCTCCTGCGTCAGCGCGGGCAGCATCCTGCGGTCCCTGGACCGCGACCGGTTCGAGGTCGTCCCCATCGGCATCACCCCCGACGGCCGCTGGGTGCTCGAGCGCGACGACCCGGACCGGCTGGTCATCACCGACGGCCGGCTGCCGGCGGTGGGCGAGGACCGGCACGAGGTGGTCCTGCACGCCGATCCCGGCCGCGGGCTGGAGGTGCGGCCCGCCGCGGACGTCCCTGGCGAGCTGACCACGGTCGACGTCGTGTTCCCGGTGCTGCACGGCCCGTGGGGCGAGGACGGCACCGTCCAGGGCCTGCTGGAGATGGCCGGGGTCCCGTACGTCGGCTCGGGGGTGTACGCCTCCGCCGCCGCGATGGACAAGGGCCACATGAAGGCGGCCTTCCGGGCCGCCGGGCTGCCGGTGGGCCCGTACGCGGTGGTCACCGACCGGGAGTGGCGGGACGACCGCGACGGTGCCCTGGCGCGGATCGCGGACCTCGGGCTGCCGGTGTTCGTGAAGCCCGCGCGCGCCGGGTCCAGTCTGGGGATCACCAAGGTGCACCGGGCGGAGCGGGTCGCCGCCGCCGTGGAGGAGGCCCGCCGGCACGACCCCCGCGTCGTCGTGGAGGCGTCGCTGGAGGGGGTGCGGGAGATCGAGTGCGGCGTGCTGGCCGACGCCGACGGGCTGCCGGCCGCGAGCGTGTGTGCGGAGATCCGGGTGCGCGAGGGGCACGAGTTCTACGACTTCGCGGCCAAGTACCTCGACGACAGCGCCGACCTCATCGTCCCCGCGGACCTGCCGGAGCCGGTGTCGGACGAGGTCCGCGCGCTGGCCGTGCGGGCG
Encoded proteins:
- a CDS encoding D-alanine--D-alanine ligase family protein, which codes for MSESPRRTRVAVVFGGRSSEHAISCVSAGSILRSLDRDRFEVVPIGITPDGRWVLERDDPDRLVITDGRLPAVGEDRHEVVLHADPGRGLEVRPAADVPGELTTVDVVFPVLHGPWGEDGTVQGLLEMAGVPYVGSGVYASAAAMDKGHMKAAFRAAGLPVGPYAVVTDREWRDDRDGALARIADLGLPVFVKPARAGSSLGITKVHRAERVAAAVEEARRHDPRVVVEASLEGVREIECGVLADADGLPAASVCAEIRVREGHEFYDFAAKYLDDSADLIVPADLPEPVSDEVRALAVRAFDALSCEGLARVDFFVAADGGVVLNEVNTMPGFTSISMFPRMWQATGLTYPQLLERLIEDALRRGTGLR